Proteins encoded together in one Oceanobacillus iheyensis HTE831 window:
- a CDS encoding NAD(P)/FAD-dependent oxidoreductase yields the protein MKYDVTVIGGGPSGLMAALSAAEHGAKTLLIEKGNKLGKKLAISGGGRCNVTNRLPQEEVIRHIPGNGKFLYSAFSIFNNYDIIDFFENLGVALKEEDHGRMFPASNKAMDVVNILINELKRLNVTIEMNTKVSSISYGKDQHTIQLDDHTNIQTTAIVIASGGKAVPHTGSTGDGYEWAKAAGHTITKLYPTEVALTSKESFIIEKKLQGLSLRDVNLSVWNKRGKAIITHKMDMIFTHFGVSGPAVLRCSQFVVKELMRKRESVTMHLDVLPDKSEQEIRQWVKNQIKNHPKKSFKNSIKGLVPERFMEYLLDKYEVTDEQKCANISNEIINDIIHDIKHFTFEVNGSLPMEKAFVTGGGVSIKEIIPNQMQSKVMERLFFCGEILDIHGYTGGYNITSALVTGRLAGMNAAKASITSN from the coding sequence TTGAAATATGATGTAACTGTAATTGGTGGTGGTCCATCTGGTTTAATGGCAGCTTTATCCGCTGCAGAACATGGGGCAAAAACACTTCTTATTGAAAAAGGAAATAAACTCGGTAAAAAACTTGCTATCTCTGGTGGCGGTAGATGTAATGTCACTAATCGACTACCTCAAGAAGAAGTTATTCGACACATTCCAGGGAATGGTAAATTTCTTTATAGTGCTTTTTCTATATTTAATAACTACGACATTATTGATTTTTTCGAGAATTTGGGTGTTGCACTAAAAGAAGAAGATCACGGCAGAATGTTTCCCGCTTCCAACAAAGCGATGGATGTTGTTAACATTTTAATAAATGAATTAAAACGATTAAATGTAACAATTGAAATGAATACAAAGGTGAGCTCCATTTCTTATGGAAAAGATCAACATACTATACAATTGGATGATCATACAAATATACAAACGACTGCTATTGTGATTGCTTCTGGCGGAAAAGCAGTACCACATACTGGATCAACTGGTGATGGTTATGAGTGGGCGAAAGCTGCCGGACATACAATAACCAAACTATATCCTACCGAAGTTGCTTTGACTTCAAAAGAATCCTTTATTATAGAAAAAAAGTTACAAGGACTTTCCTTGAGAGATGTTAATCTCAGTGTTTGGAATAAAAGAGGAAAAGCTATAATTACGCATAAAATGGATATGATATTTACGCATTTTGGAGTATCCGGACCAGCAGTTCTACGATGTTCACAATTTGTTGTTAAAGAACTAATGCGGAAAAGAGAGTCCGTAACGATGCATTTAGACGTACTGCCTGATAAATCAGAACAAGAAATCAGACAGTGGGTGAAAAACCAAATAAAAAATCATCCAAAAAAATCGTTTAAAAATAGCATAAAAGGATTAGTGCCAGAAAGGTTTATGGAATATTTATTAGATAAATATGAAGTGACTGACGAGCAAAAATGTGCAAATATCTCTAATGAAATTATCAATGATATTATACATGATATTAAACATTTTACTTTTGAAGTGAACGGCTCTTTACCAATGGAAAAAGCTTTCGTAACAGGCGGTGGTGTTTCAATCAAGGAAATTATACCAAATCAAATGCAATCGAAAGTAATGGAAAGATTATTCTTTTGTGGAGAAATTTTAGACATACATGGATATACAGGTGGATATAATATCACTTCTGCTCTTGTAACTGGTCGGTTAGCAGGAATGAATGCTGCAAAAGCATCCATCACTTCCAATTGA
- a CDS encoding dicarboxylate/amino acid:cation symporter gives MKQFGLLIRIILAIVLGIAFGTFANEWLVRLFATFNDIFGGFLTFIIPLIIIGFIAPGIGYMGKGAGKLLSITALMAYISTIIAGIVAFLSAKALYPSILSGHSLKMFDDPSSALETGFLSFELTPPLEVVTALILAFVLGIGAAAIKSDSLLNVMTDFRSIIELVIQKVIIPLLPIHIFGIFTNMTYAGQVASILSVFAVVFAMIIVLHIIYLIIQYTIAGTLSRQNPFSMLKKMIPAYFTALGTQSSAATIPVTLQHTKKLHVKGNVADFTVPLLANIHLSGSTITITSCALAVMFLQGSVATIGSVLPFLLVLGVTMIAAPGVPGGAVMAAIGLLDTMLGFGPTMVSLMIALYLAQDSLGTACNVTGDGAITSIADSINNKWKITNDDA, from the coding sequence ATGAAACAATTTGGACTACTTATCCGAATCATCCTAGCTATAGTTCTTGGTATAGCTTTCGGAACATTTGCCAATGAATGGCTTGTACGATTATTTGCTACTTTTAATGACATTTTTGGTGGCTTTTTAACTTTCATTATTCCCCTTATTATCATTGGGTTTATTGCACCAGGTATAGGTTATATGGGGAAAGGGGCAGGAAAACTTCTCAGCATAACAGCACTTATGGCTTACATTTCTACAATAATTGCAGGAATTGTAGCGTTTCTATCTGCTAAGGCACTATATCCTAGTATTTTAAGTGGACACAGTTTAAAAATGTTTGACGATCCAAGCAGTGCTTTAGAAACTGGCTTCTTATCCTTTGAACTTACTCCACCTTTAGAAGTCGTGACTGCACTTATATTAGCCTTCGTACTAGGTATTGGAGCTGCAGCAATTAAAAGTGACTCGTTGCTAAACGTAATGACTGATTTTAGGTCTATCATTGAATTAGTTATACAAAAAGTTATTATTCCATTACTCCCAATTCATATTTTTGGAATCTTTACAAATATGACTTATGCAGGTCAAGTAGCTTCCATATTAAGTGTATTTGCAGTTGTTTTTGCGATGATTATTGTATTACATATCATATACTTGATAATTCAATATACGATTGCTGGAACATTAAGTCGACAAAATCCATTTAGTATGCTCAAAAAAATGATACCGGCATATTTTACAGCTTTAGGTACCCAATCTTCTGCTGCCACCATTCCGGTAACATTACAGCATACGAAAAAATTACATGTAAAAGGAAATGTTGCTGATTTTACTGTACCCCTATTAGCAAACATACATTTATCAGGGAGTACCATTACGATAACTAGCTGTGCATTAGCTGTAATGTTTTTACAAGGATCTGTTGCTACAATTGGTTCGGTATTGCCATTTTTACTTGTATTAGGAGTAACAATGATTGCTGCACCTGGCGTTCCTGGCGGCGCTGTAATGGCTGCTATAGGATTATTAGATACTATGTTAGGTTTCGGACCTACAATGGTTTCATTAATGATCGCTTTATATCTTGCACAAGATAGTTTAGGAACAGCTTGTAATGTAACAGGCGACGGAGCAATTACAAGTATCGCAGATTCAATAAATAATAAGTGGAAAATAACAAATGATGATGCTTAA
- a CDS encoding rhodanese-like domain-containing protein: MAEIKEISPEEVEEIKDENNVVLVDVREDEEVAQGIIENAKHIKLSDIPHEYENLNKDKEYIMICRSGRRSYNASEFLQDQGFNVKNMSGGMLEWKGETISK, from the coding sequence ATGGCTGAAATTAAAGAAATTTCTCCGGAAGAAGTAGAAGAAATAAAAGATGAAAATAATGTAGTACTAGTAGATGTACGTGAAGATGAAGAAGTTGCACAAGGTATCATTGAAAATGCTAAGCATATTAAACTAAGTGATATTCCACACGAATATGAGAACTTAAATAAAGATAAAGAGTATATAATGATTTGTCGTTCTGGAAGAAGAAGTTATAATGCCTCTGAGTTTTTACAAGATCAAGGTTTTAATGTAAAAAATATGAGTGGTGGAATGCTAGAGTGGAAAGGTGAAACAATTTCTAAATAA
- the leuS gene encoding leucine--tRNA ligase, with amino-acid sequence MSFQHRQIEKKWQDYWEDNKTFKTDTFSNKEKFYALDMFPYPSGQGLHVGHPEGYTATDILARMKRMQGYEVMHPMGWDAFGLPAEQYAIDTGNSPAEFTNQNINTFKRQIKELGFSYDWDREINTTDPNYYKWTQWIFKKLYENDLAYMDEVAVNWCPALGTVLANEEVIDGKSERGGHPVIRKPMKQWMLKITAYADRLLEDLNELDWPDSLKEMQRNWIGRSEGAEVTFSIKGNEGTFTVFTTRPDTLFGATYAVVAPEHPLVKEITTLSQKEAVQNYLDEIQTKSDLERTDLAKDKTGVFTGAYAINPVNGEEMPIWVADYVLMSYGTGAIMAVPAHDERDYEFANTFGLPIKEVVAGGNIDDEAYTGDGEHVNSEFLNGLGKEEAITKMIDWLEANGSGEKKITYRLRDWLFARQRYWGEPIPIIHWEDGTMTAVPDEDLPLTLPQVAEIKPSGTGESPLANNTDWVNVVDPETGLKGRRETNTMPQWAGSCWYFLRYIDPNNTERLADPKALEEWLPIDIYIGGAEHAVLHLLYARFWHKFLFDIGVVSTKEPFQKLYNQGMILGEGNEKMSKSKGNVVNPDDIIDSHGADTLRLYEMFMGPLDASVAWSTNGLDGSRRFLDRVWRLYVGDDGSLTDKIIDDESTELDKIYHETVKKVTDDFEHMHFNTGISQMMVFINECYKANKIPKIYAEGFVKLLSPVAPHLSEEIWQKLGHSESISKATWPAYDESKLVEDEVEVVLQIMGKVRSKIQVPVDISKDDLEKAALDDESMQKWLEGKTIRKVIVVPGKLVNIVAN; translated from the coding sequence ATGAGTTTTCAGCATCGTCAAATAGAAAAGAAATGGCAAGATTATTGGGAAGACAATAAAACTTTTAAAACAGATACGTTCTCTAATAAGGAAAAGTTCTATGCATTAGATATGTTTCCTTATCCATCAGGGCAGGGATTACACGTAGGGCATCCAGAGGGATATACCGCTACAGATATTTTAGCCCGTATGAAACGTATGCAAGGATATGAAGTAATGCACCCAATGGGTTGGGATGCGTTTGGTCTTCCTGCTGAGCAATATGCAATTGATACTGGTAATAGCCCTGCAGAATTTACAAATCAAAATATTAATACGTTTAAACGTCAGATTAAAGAATTAGGTTTCTCTTATGATTGGGATAGAGAAATAAATACAACTGATCCAAATTACTATAAATGGACACAATGGATCTTTAAAAAATTATATGAAAATGACCTAGCATATATGGATGAAGTCGCGGTGAACTGGTGTCCGGCTTTAGGCACAGTGCTTGCGAATGAAGAAGTAATTGATGGTAAAAGCGAAAGAGGCGGACATCCTGTAATCCGTAAGCCAATGAAACAATGGATGTTAAAAATTACGGCATACGCTGACCGTTTGTTAGAAGATTTAAATGAATTAGATTGGCCAGATAGCCTAAAAGAAATGCAACGAAATTGGATTGGACGCTCAGAAGGTGCGGAAGTTACTTTCTCTATAAAAGGAAACGAAGGGACGTTTACTGTATTTACTACACGTCCGGATACATTATTTGGAGCAACATATGCTGTTGTCGCTCCGGAACATCCTTTAGTAAAAGAAATAACAACGTTGAGTCAAAAAGAAGCAGTTCAAAACTATTTAGATGAAATACAGACCAAATCAGATTTGGAAAGAACAGATTTAGCTAAAGATAAGACTGGTGTATTTACGGGAGCGTATGCAATTAATCCGGTTAATGGAGAAGAAATGCCAATCTGGGTTGCGGATTATGTATTAATGAGCTATGGAACGGGAGCAATTATGGCTGTTCCTGCGCATGATGAACGTGATTATGAATTTGCAAATACATTTGGCTTACCTATTAAAGAAGTAGTCGCTGGTGGGAATATAGATGATGAGGCTTATACTGGTGATGGTGAACATGTTAATTCTGAATTCTTGAATGGGTTGGGTAAGGAAGAAGCAATAACGAAAATGATTGATTGGCTAGAAGCTAATGGTAGTGGGGAGAAAAAAATAACTTATCGTCTACGTGACTGGTTATTTGCTCGTCAACGCTATTGGGGAGAACCAATTCCAATTATTCATTGGGAAGACGGTACAATGACAGCTGTACCTGATGAGGATTTACCATTGACACTTCCTCAAGTTGCTGAAATAAAACCTTCAGGTACGGGAGAATCGCCATTAGCAAATAATACTGATTGGGTAAATGTAGTTGACCCAGAGACTGGATTGAAAGGACGTCGTGAAACCAATACAATGCCACAGTGGGCCGGTAGTTGTTGGTATTTCTTACGTTATATTGATCCAAATAATACAGAGCGATTGGCAGATCCAAAGGCATTAGAAGAATGGCTACCTATCGATATATATATAGGTGGAGCAGAACATGCGGTTCTCCATCTGTTATATGCTCGTTTCTGGCATAAATTCTTATTTGATATTGGAGTCGTCTCCACAAAAGAACCATTCCAAAAGCTATATAATCAAGGCATGATTCTTGGTGAAGGCAACGAAAAAATGAGTAAATCCAAAGGGAACGTAGTGAATCCTGATGATATAATCGATTCGCATGGCGCAGACACATTACGTTTATACGAGATGTTTATGGGACCGCTAGATGCTTCTGTTGCTTGGTCTACAAACGGATTAGATGGATCGCGTAGATTTTTAGATCGTGTATGGAGATTGTATGTAGGTGATGATGGTTCGCTTACAGATAAAATTATTGATGATGAATCCACTGAATTAGACAAGATTTATCATGAAACAGTGAAAAAAGTGACAGATGACTTTGAACATATGCATTTTAATACTGGTATTTCACAAATGATGGTATTTATTAATGAATGCTATAAAGCGAATAAAATTCCTAAAATTTATGCGGAAGGCTTTGTTAAATTACTGTCACCAGTAGCACCACATTTAAGTGAAGAAATTTGGCAAAAACTTGGACACTCAGAATCAATAAGTAAGGCTACTTGGCCAGCATATGATGAATCAAAATTAGTAGAAGATGAAGTGGAAGTCGTTCTACAGATCATGGGTAAGGTTCGATCTAAAATTCAGGTTCCTGTTGATATTAGTAAGGATGATCTTGAAAAAGCGGCATTAGATGACGAAAGCATGCAAAAATGGTTAGAAGGAAAAACTATCCGTAAAGTTATCGTTGTGCCAGGAAAGCTTGTAAATATAGTAGCAAATTAA
- a CDS encoding tRNA (mnm(5)s(2)U34)-methyltransferase, whose amino-acid sequence MLKGILHFAHYLLEESISEGEVVIDATCGNGNDTLFLSRVVGKSGHVYAFDIQQQAIQNTKQALEKYHNNNVTLIHGSHALIEDYVQHDVIGGAIFNLGYLPRSDKSIITKPDSTIEAIQKILTKLKKDGIIVIVVYYGHDGGTSEKEAVLKHVANLDQKLYNVLQYGFVNQKNYPPFILAIQKR is encoded by the coding sequence ATGTTAAAAGGGATATTACATTTCGCCCATTATTTATTAGAGGAATCAATAAGTGAAGGTGAAGTTGTTATTGATGCAACATGCGGTAATGGTAATGATACGTTATTCTTAAGTCGAGTAGTTGGAAAAAGTGGTCATGTTTATGCATTTGACATACAACAACAAGCTATTCAAAACACAAAACAAGCACTGGAAAAGTATCATAACAACAATGTTACATTAATACACGGAAGTCACGCGCTAATCGAGGATTATGTACAACACGATGTTATTGGAGGAGCTATTTTCAATTTAGGATACTTACCACGAAGCGATAAATCAATTATAACGAAACCAGACTCAACAATAGAAGCTATTCAAAAAATATTAACAAAGTTGAAGAAAGATGGAATCATTGTAATTGTCGTATATTACGGTCATGATGGAGGTACTAGTGAAAAAGAGGCAGTATTAAAGCATGTGGCTAATTTAGATCAAAAACTGTACAACGTCTTACAATATGGTTTTGTAAATCAAAAAAATTACCCACCCTTTATTTTAGCTATCCAAAAAAGATGA
- a CDS encoding DnaJ family domain-containing protein — MDRKYNDIIGDILKDSGEMNRKDLNGMGKPLPKDYVKRDVLQNFQKIAKDAGYLPYWLKLQKEIAIQLQAVNNEKELKKINKRIKEYNRVCPPSMQRPTIEYEELEKAKTNW, encoded by the coding sequence ATGGATAGGAAATATAATGATATAATTGGCGATATTTTAAAGGATTCCGGCGAAATGAATAGAAAAGATTTAAACGGAATGGGAAAACCTTTACCGAAGGATTATGTGAAACGAGATGTACTTCAAAACTTCCAGAAAATCGCAAAAGATGCTGGTTATCTTCCTTATTGGTTAAAGCTTCAAAAAGAGATTGCCATACAACTTCAAGCGGTCAATAATGAAAAAGAATTAAAAAAAATTAATAAGCGTATTAAAGAGTATAATAGGGTTTGTCCTCCTTCAATGCAACGTCCAACCATAGAGTATGAGGAGTTAGAAAAAGCAAAAACGAATTGGTAG
- a CDS encoding DUF2332 domain-containing protein: MNLKDRFIHFGEIEVKEKSSLYSILSLHISEDPEMIDLCSVIPKGQPVANLLFASVKDLLYIHNDHPLKNYYPEFKKEVDQPNYAYPDFKDFVQNHKDDIIKRITTKYVQTNEVNRCAYLFPIFHYIYEKTGRQMSLIEIGTSAGLQLLCDLYAYTYNSNKSKFGNIDSDLTISSFVRKGDLPSFTSKELPIKDRLGIDLHVLNLMDDDDVRWLKSLVWPEDLHRIEVLDKAIGQFNKANEQIRLIEADALSCLEELAIECDKESILCIFHTHVANQLTKEQRETLLDRVSEIGKKRDVFHIYNNIWDGQLHVESYINGNRNEEFKMHTHPHGEWFDWPI; this comes from the coding sequence ATGAATTTAAAAGATAGGTTCATCCATTTTGGTGAAATAGAAGTAAAAGAAAAAAGCTCACTTTATTCCATTTTATCTTTACACATTTCCGAAGATCCTGAAATGATTGACCTTTGTTCAGTTATTCCCAAAGGGCAGCCGGTAGCCAATTTATTATTTGCTTCCGTTAAAGATCTACTTTACATACACAATGACCATCCACTCAAAAACTATTATCCAGAATTTAAAAAAGAGGTAGACCAACCTAATTATGCTTACCCAGATTTTAAAGATTTTGTACAAAATCATAAGGATGATATTATCAAACGAATTACCACAAAATACGTGCAAACGAATGAAGTGAACAGATGTGCATATTTATTCCCTATATTTCATTATATTTATGAGAAGACCGGTAGGCAGATGTCTTTAATCGAAATCGGTACTAGTGCTGGATTACAACTTTTATGTGATCTGTATGCATATACTTATAATAGTAATAAAAGTAAATTTGGAAATATTGATTCTGATTTAACAATAAGTTCTTTTGTGAGAAAAGGAGATTTACCTTCTTTTACATCAAAAGAATTACCTATCAAGGATAGGTTAGGTATAGATTTACATGTTTTGAATTTAATGGACGATGATGATGTGAGATGGTTGAAATCATTAGTTTGGCCAGAGGATTTGCATAGAATAGAAGTGTTGGATAAAGCTATTGGTCAATTTAATAAGGCAAATGAGCAAATCAGGCTAATAGAAGCGGATGCCTTAAGTTGTCTAGAAGAACTAGCTATAGAATGTGATAAAGAATCTATACTTTGTATCTTTCATACACATGTTGCAAATCAACTTACTAAAGAACAACGTGAAACCTTATTAGATCGTGTTTCTGAAATTGGGAAAAAACGAGATGTATTTCATATTTATAATAATATTTGGGATGGACAGTTACATGTAGAAAGTTATATCAACGGTAACAGGAATGAAGAATTTAAAATGCATACACATCCTCATGGGGAATGGTTCGATTGGCCAATTTGA
- a CDS encoding gamma carbonic anhydrase — MIDHYNNIYPTIHPTAFVAKDAVINGDVQIKEKVSIWFHTVIRGDVSKTTIGKRTNIQDLCMLHQSPGQPLIIEEDVTVGHQVTLHSAIVRKKALIGMGSIVLDGAEIGEGAFLGAGSLVPPGKKIPAHTLAMGRPAKVVRELTEEDYKEMDRVRNSYVEKGQYYKNNTNMGI, encoded by the coding sequence ATGATTGATCATTATAATAATATTTATCCAACGATTCATCCAACAGCATTCGTTGCCAAAGACGCTGTAATTAATGGGGATGTTCAAATAAAGGAAAAAGTAAGTATTTGGTTCCATACAGTAATACGTGGTGATGTATCTAAAACAACTATTGGAAAGCGTACAAATATTCAAGATTTATGTATGTTACATCAAAGTCCTGGACAACCACTGATTATTGAAGAGGATGTAACTGTTGGACATCAAGTAACGCTCCATTCTGCGATTGTTAGAAAAAAAGCTTTAATTGGAATGGGATCGATCGTACTAGATGGAGCTGAAATTGGTGAGGGTGCTTTTTTAGGGGCTGGTAGTCTTGTTCCACCGGGCAAGAAAATTCCTGCCCATACACTTGCAATGGGTAGACCAGCAAAAGTCGTACGTGAATTGACAGAAGAGGATTATAAAGAGATGGACCGTGTAAGAAATTCTTATGTGGAAAAAGGCCAATACTATAAAAATAATACTAATATGGGTATTTAA
- a CDS encoding sigma-70 family RNA polymerase sigma factor, with translation MKNQSCLLWYYDKKYIIHCKAGGSIIELVEEAQKGNQESFMALFHSYEKNLYRIANTYVKNSNDTYDVIQETAYRTYEKLPELRNPQYFKTWITKITINCALDTIRKNKKMIIMEPEKVSTKAYYDLDIPLKITVEQLLDRLNEKERTIIVLRFYYALSFKEISEQLDIPYGTTKSLSYRALKKLKYFANKQELQ, from the coding sequence ATGAAAAATCAAAGCTGCTTATTATGGTATTATGACAAAAAATATATTATACATTGCAAAGCAGGTGGTAGTATCATTGAACTAGTAGAAGAAGCACAAAAAGGGAATCAAGAATCATTTATGGCATTATTTCACAGTTATGAGAAAAATCTATACCGCATTGCGAATACATATGTAAAGAATTCTAATGATACATATGATGTAATTCAAGAAACAGCTTATCGAACATATGAAAAATTACCTGAGTTAAGAAATCCGCAATATTTTAAGACGTGGATCACAAAAATAACCATTAATTGTGCACTTGATACGATAAGGAAGAATAAAAAGATGATCATAATGGAACCAGAAAAAGTGTCTACAAAAGCTTATTATGATTTGGATATTCCATTAAAGATTACCGTAGAGCAACTATTAGATCGTCTAAATGAAAAAGAAAGAACCATTATCGTGCTCCGATTTTATTACGCATTAAGTTTCAAAGAAATTTCAGAACAATTAGATATTCCGTATGGTACTACAAAATCATTATCTTACCGCGCGCTAAAGAAATTAAAGTATTTTGCAAATAAGCAGGAATTACAATAA
- the metK gene encoding methionine adenosyltransferase translates to MAANRRLFTSESVTEGHPDKMSDQISDAILDEILKKDPNARVACETTVTTGLVLVSGEISTSTYVDIPALVRETVKEIGYTRAKYGFDFETCAVLTAIDEQSADIAGGVNQALEARQGKMSEEEIDAIGAGDQGLMFGYACDETEELMPLPISLAHQLSKRLADVRKEGIVDYLRPDGKTQVTVEYDENDKPERIDTIVISTQHHSEIQNEQIERDMIEKVIQAVVPSELLDDKTKYFINPTGRFVIGGPQGDVGLTGRKIIVDTYGGYARHGGGAFSGKDATKVDRSAAYAARYVAKNIVAAGLAKSCEVQLAYAIGVAQPVSIAVNTFGTGKVSEDRLVEAVRELFDLRPAGIIRMLDLRKPIYKNTAAYGHFGRKDILFPWEKTDKTEELIALTK, encoded by the coding sequence ATGGCTGCAAATCGACGTTTATTTACTTCAGAGTCAGTAACTGAGGGGCATCCAGATAAAATGTCTGACCAAATATCAGATGCTATTTTAGATGAAATTTTAAAGAAAGATCCAAACGCAAGGGTTGCATGTGAGACAACAGTAACTACAGGACTAGTTCTTGTATCAGGAGAAATTTCTACTTCTACTTATGTAGATATACCAGCCCTTGTTCGTGAAACAGTAAAAGAAATAGGGTATACACGTGCTAAATATGGTTTTGATTTTGAAACTTGCGCGGTATTAACTGCGATAGATGAACAGTCTGCAGATATTGCAGGAGGAGTAAATCAAGCACTTGAGGCACGACAAGGAAAAATGAGTGAGGAAGAAATTGATGCTATTGGAGCTGGCGACCAAGGGCTAATGTTTGGTTACGCATGTGATGAGACTGAAGAATTAATGCCTTTACCAATCTCATTAGCACATCAATTGTCCAAAAGGTTAGCGGATGTAAGAAAAGAAGGTATAGTAGATTATCTTCGTCCAGATGGAAAGACACAAGTAACTGTTGAGTATGATGAGAATGACAAGCCCGAACGTATAGATACAATCGTTATCTCTACACAACATCATTCAGAAATACAAAATGAGCAAATTGAAAGAGATATGATTGAAAAAGTCATTCAAGCGGTTGTTCCAAGCGAATTGTTAGATGATAAAACAAAATATTTTATAAATCCAACTGGTCGTTTTGTAATTGGAGGACCTCAAGGTGATGTAGGGCTGACAGGAAGAAAGATTATTGTAGACACGTACGGTGGTTATGCTAGACATGGCGGAGGTGCATTTAGTGGCAAAGACGCTACAAAAGTAGACCGTTCTGCAGCATATGCAGCTCGTTATGTTGCTAAGAATATAGTTGCCGCAGGACTTGCAAAATCTTGTGAGGTTCAATTAGCCTATGCCATTGGTGTCGCTCAACCTGTCTCCATTGCAGTTAATACATTTGGAACTGGAAAAGTAAGTGAAGACAGATTGGTAGAAGCAGTTAGAGAATTATTTGATCTCCGTCCAGCTGGTATTATCCGCATGTTAGATTTAAGAAAACCTATATACAAAAATACCGCAGCTTATGGTCACTTTGGTCGAAAAGATATCTTATTCCCATGGGAAAAAACAGACAAAACAGAAGAGCTTATTGCTCTAACTAAATAA